A window of the Branchiostoma floridae strain S238N-H82 chromosome 12, Bfl_VNyyK, whole genome shotgun sequence genome harbors these coding sequences:
- the LOC118426840 gene encoding divergent protein kinase domain 2A-like — protein MPLVMKTSLRLHRILRHHRSSGVNVFLLLVLLIVVFIYTLHIKRREPVSTALNDFRFLWAETGTCPACFGHTCGLIQQGNFRRVNPNREQKRCVVSVGSIDGDMVIAKALSEEDVWRRYDSFICRTSPRPEACNASSFILESMYVTDAALKLSWLWEARKITHTERAVSPLCVSARFLQEVKQLYVENEGTELERVERAFMATSLLLDQEAVILRYFTTKSAIVWPFPKYYGACGRVVVLQHAGRTLDAFLDSPWEHRANIAVQLLQIVDTLREKDPDWILFFLDVSMEDFAVDRSGRVRLIDFEDVMVIDRQTVADEGIEEGCNEQCYMNFQQELMSDYYHCKDILRYTQMMYANICVRILSNRRENEEKAESEERSEEKGGQSGEEKPNKPQKGLLYDPPDDMRESLESALGHCVHETQPGGRLKAVLTLKEILK, from the coding sequence ATGCCTCTCGTCATGAAAACCTCCTTGCGCTTGCATCGCATTCTTCGGCACCACAGGTCATCGGGGGTCAACGTTTTCTTGTTACTAGTTTTGCTGATAGTTGTTTTTATCTACACTCTTCATATCAAACGTAGGGAACCTGTCAGCACAGCACTAAATGACTTCCGCTTTCTCTGGGCCGAGACAGGAACATGCCCTGCGTGTTTTGGACACACCTGTGGACTTATACAGCAGGGGAACTTCCGAAGGGTGAACCCTAACAGAGAGCAGAAGAGATGTGTGGTGTCCGTTGGTAGTATAGATGGAGATATGGTGATTGCTAAAGCTCTGAGTGAGGAGGATGTATGGCGTAGATATGACAGTTTCATTTGTCGGACATCCCCACGCCCCGAGGCCTGCAATGCCTCGTCTTTCATACTGGAGTCCATGTATGTGACGGACGCTGCTTTGAAATTGTCCTGGCTTTGGGAGGCTAGGAAGATTACCCATACGGAAAGGGCGGTTTCACCACTTTGTGTGTCAGCAAGGTTTCTGCAAGAAGTCAAACAGTTGTATGTTGAAAACGAAGGTACAGAACTGGAAAGAGTCGAACGCGCGTTTATGGCAACATCACTCCTCCTGGACCAAGAGGCGGTGATACTGCGATACTTCACCACAAAATCTGCAATCGTTTGGCCCTTTCCGAAGTACTACGGGGCTTGTGGGAGAGTGGTTGTGCTGCAACACGCTGGAAGGACACTCGATGCTTTTCTGGACTCCCCTTGGGAACACCGAGCAAACATTGCAGTACAGTTGTTACAAATAGTAGACACCCTTCGCGAAAAGGACCCCGACTGGATTTTGTTCTTTCTAGACGTATCTATGGAAGATTTCGCAGTCGACAGAAGCGGCAGGGTGCGACTGATCGACTTTGAAGACGTCATGGTGATTGATAGACAAACGGTTGCCGATGAAGGGATAGAGGAGGGGTGCAACGAGCAGTGTTATATGAACTTCCAACAGGAACTAATGAGCGACTACTATCATTGTAAAGATATACTTAGGTACACCCAAATGATGTATGCCAACATTTGTGTTCGGATTTTATCCAACCGTcgagaaaacgaagagaaagcCGAGTCGGAAGAAAGAAGTGAAGAGAAAGGGGGACAAAGTGGGGAAGAAAAGCCTAATAAGCCCCAAAAAGGCCTTCTGTATGATCCTCCAGATGACATGAGAGAGTCGCTAGAGAGCGCACTTGGACATTGTGTCCATGAGACACAGCCAGGGGGTCGACTGAAAGCAGTATTGACGCTAAAGGAAATCTTGAAGTGA
- the LOC118427455 gene encoding uncharacterized protein LOC118427455 isoform X1, whose amino-acid sequence MAALSVGDDDDDMMSGFGPLSSVPSSPAAPHHFSSPAQQQQQQHGRKQQQHAADSGLSPITTGTSVSPTLTLTAVSTATSQSTRYPHVDSFLSSLETPTTFIREMEGVRNSLQNMLKLGQAMAVVSTDRDSFERVEGLGLLTADRHNRKEADESFDSNTTAQLLTAKPVLVSQDVSPVSVDSGLHTARGQWSSRVDGELASERRNSRSESLYVENQILRDSVERERFRRKHCEQQIQELQSKILELQQQLAVAVSTDKKKDVMIEQLDKTLAKVVDGWKKQDTEKTELIRKLKEEKYAIEKGHSRQQEVLMNFEKDLAQAVEQLAIEQQRASMAEQEKVAQFQKQQEEKAKTLDLLQGEREKAIRVESERDQLLQQAEALQREVDNFNQTLETERSTFRAQEEELQKQLELLTEKHQEVVDQEKAAVHAESQKAQEHQKALSSAHNEIGQLKMELSAANRDKENLKMELSLQEARFEASQSKLESEYQAEQERKMSQQLAEAHEQLTQTEERLREQHRRQIQEVADRHRQDLDTHMKQFHQELEQKDTKLRETCQEYDDRILEAREKISSLTHENEKLESQKNAMKTRLQSLIQSHVKEAMLLLSDVTSDALSSSAEPAVSSSFRLGAQSGGNNTTTTRPGLGVGLGPSMFSVSGRSGNLAQEENQKFSFSTLFKSVDAERLVVQRQEKTETFATQTTDSVPQGERQAKTEVHRDITGPWEWQAKAEVHTTAPGDRQPPTAEAHRHTTIPGEKQPSDMTIYTQTQTAPDTHVTWSPESVIVGETVGYTEQDIDDGASVLSTEPTRRMVDSQYEPLLEKFSHHETKQSELQHYVELLLQQSPAGYVDVFPSQDRPVQEHRHHTEVQTGPPSLAFLPPETVDSPPTSARTTQVDVQAVVPSSLQFTNRYIPQQPAPGPAAGLLTSVPDKDSLDPQPPQQAPSLNTRPALSAEWLTQLRTQQPDSQPTQRDTQAEIGTHLNTSSQNIPSRNIPVPVMKSRLPPTQVGAGVSHSYPPMMASSPRVLPVSNSHRGTPSKDRHVGPGVVTRVLPTERAAGQQAPVIQRTKVSVGVSQQAGGQNQHGSSEAVPQQQPVWPTDPAVVQELLNIYANRAGQGYLASNMSGHHASFAAPSQTSDLSSSRGPARVKRSLSASFSQGESNQLESESKNIKPQSASKAQVPPRSAKMGKTQVVKPTQTKKPERKVAAGHKGDKKSGSAWR is encoded by the exons ATGGCAGCGTTGTCAgtgggtgatgatgatgatgacatgatgaGTGGATTCGGGCCCCTCAGTAGTGTTCCCAGCTCTCCTGCTGCTCCGCATCACTTCAGCAGCcctgcacaacaacaacaacaacaacatgggagaaaacaacagcaacatgcAG CTGACAGCGGCCTGAGCCCAATCACTACAGGCACCAGTGTGAGTCCCACTCTCACTCTTACAGCAGTGTCCACAGCGACCAGTCAGTCGACGCGATACCCACATGTCGACTCCTTCCTGTCTTCACTGGAAACCCCCACCACCTTCATCAGGGAGATGGAAGGGGTGAGGAACAGTCTGCAGAACATGCTCAAGTTGGGCCAGGCTATGGCAG TTGTGTCCACAGACAGAGACAGTTTTGAGCGAGTGGAAGGTCTCGGCCTGCTGACAGCTGACCGACATAACAGGAAGGAGGCAGACGAGTCTTTCGACAGCAACACAACCGCACAACTCTTAAC TGCTAAACCAGTCCTGGTATCACAGGATGTGTCCCCTGTGTCTGTGGACAGTGGTTTGCATACCGCACGGGGCCAGTGGTCAAGCAGAGTGGATGGGGAACTGGCGTCCGAGCGGCGCAACAGCCGCTCTGAGTCTTTGTACGTAGAGAACCAGATTCTACGGGACAGTGTGGAAAGGGAACGTTTCAGACGCAAG cATTGTGAGCAGCAAATCCAGGAACTCCAGAGTAAG ATTCTGGAACTGCAACAACAATTAGCAGTAGCTGTCTCCACAGACAAGAAGAAGGATGTCATGATTGAACAACTTGATAAG ACCCTTGCTAAAGTTGTGGACGGCTGGAAGAAACAGGACACTGAGAAAACTGAGCTGATCAGAAAGCTGAAAGAGGAGAAGTATGCCATAGAGAAGGGTCATTCCAGACAACAGGAG GTGTTGATGAACTTTGAGAAGGATCTTGCCCAAGCCGTGGAACAGCTAGCCATAGAGCAGCAGAGAGCCAGCATGGCTGAACAGGAGAAAGTGGCTCAG TTTCAAAAGCAGCAGGAGGAGAAAGCCAAGACACTGGATCTTCTACAAGGAGAGCGGGAGAAAGCCATACGGGTGGAGTCTGAGAGGGACCAGCTATTACAGCAGGCAGAGGCTCTACAGAGGGAAGTGGACAACTTCAACCAGACGCTGGAAACA GAAAGGAGTACCTTTAGAGCTCAAGAGGAAGAACTGCAGAAACAACTAGAGCTGCTGACAGAAAAACACCAAGAAGTAGTCGATCAGGAAAAG GCTGCAGTCCATGCTGAGTCCCAGAAGGCCCAGGAGCACCAGAAGGCTCTGTCCTCAGCACACAACGAAATCGGTCAGCTGAAGATGGAACTGAGTGCAGCCAACAGAGACAAG GAGAACCTGAAGATGGAGCTGAGTCTCCAGGAGGCCAGGTTTGAGGCCAGTCAGAGTAAGCTGGAGTCAGAGTACCAGGCTGAACAGGAGAGAAAG ATGAGCCAGCAGCTAGCGGAGGCACATGAACAGCTGACCCAGACGGAGGAGAGGCTGAGAGAGCAGCACAGACGACAGATCCAGGAGGTGGCAGACAGGCACAGACAGGACCTGGACACACACAtgaaacagtttcatcaggaGCTGGAGCAGAAGGACACCAAGCTGAGGGAAACATGCCAGGAATATGATGACAG GATTTTAGAAGCCAGAGAGAAGATATCTTCTTTGACTCATGAAAATGAGAAACTGGAAAGCCAGAAAAACGCCATGAAGACAAGACTGCAGTCTCTTATCCAGTCCCACGTAAAGGAGGCCATGTTACTGTTGTCTGATGTCACATCAGATGCTCTGTCCAGCTCTGCAGAG CCGGCTGTCAGCAGCTCATTTCGTCTTGGTGCACAGAGTGGTGGGAATAATACAACAACAACCAGACCAGGGCTGGGTGTCGGCCTAGGACCCTCCATGTTCTCAGTCAGTGGTCGTTCTGGGAACCTTGCACAAGAGGAAAATCAGAAGTTCAGCTTTTCAACCCTCTTCAAATCCGTTG ATGCTGAAAGATTAGTTGTTCAGAGGCAGGAGAAAACAGAGACATTTGCCACACAGACTACTGACAGTGTACCACAAGGGGAGAGACAAGCCAAAACAGAAGTACACAGAGATATCACAGGACCATGGGAGTGGCAGGCCAAAGCAGAGGTGCACACCACTGCCCCAGGGGACAGGCAGCCCCCCACAGCAgaggcacacagacacaccactATCCCAGGGGAGAAACAGCCTAGTGACATGACTATATACACCCAGACACAGACAGCGCCTGACACACATGTCACTTGGAGCCCAGAGTCAGTGATTGTGGGTGAGACTGTCGGGTACACCGAGCAGGACATTGATGACGGGGCCAGTGTTCTGTCAACAGAACCAACAAG ACGGATGGTAGACAGTCAGTATGAACCACTCCTGGAGAAGTTCAGTCACCACGAGACCAAGCAGTCGGAACTGCAGCACTATGTAGAGCTG CTGCTGCAACAATCCCCAGCAGGATATGTTGATGTGTTTCCCAGTCAAGACAGACCAGTACAGGAACACAGACATCACACAG AAGTGCAGACAGGACCTCCCAGTTTGGCCTTCCTGCCACCAGAGACTGTAGATTCCCCTCCTACGTCCGCCAGGACTACTCAG GTTGATGTCCAGGCAGTTGTTCCCAGTTCCCTTCAGTTCACCAACCGGTACATTCCTCAGCAGCCTGCACCAGGCCCTGCAGCCGGTCTACTCACCAGTGTACCAGACAAAGATAGCCTGGACCCCCAGCCACCACAGCAGGCACCCTCACTCAACACTCGCCCAGCTCTCAGTGCTGAATGGCTGACACAGCTCAGGACACAACAGCCTGACAGCCAGCCTACACAGAGAGATACACAAGCAGAGATTGGAACACATTTAAACACCAGCAGTCAGAATATTCCTTCTAGAAACATCCCTGTCCCTGTTATGAAAAGCAGGCTCCCACCAACACAGGTTGGTGCCGGGGTCTCTCACAGCTACCCTCCTATGATGGCCAGCAGTCCACGAGTCCTGCCAGTGTCCAACAGCCACAGAGGAACACCCAGTAAGGATAGACACGTAGGTCCAGGTGTGGTGACAAGGGTTCTCCCTACAGAGAGAGCGGCAGGACAACAAGCTCCTGTCATTCAGAGAACCAAGGTTTCTGTGGGGGTGTCACAGCAGGCAGGGGGACAGAACCAACATGGTTCATCAG AAGCTGTTCCCCAACAACAGCCGGTGTGGCCCACTGACCCTGCAGTGGTACAGGAGCTGCTGAACATATATGCCAACAGGGCTGGTCAGGGATATCTGGCCTCTAACATGAGTGGACATCATGCTAG TTTTGCTGCTCCGTCACAAACCTCTGACCTGTCCTCATCCAGAGGCCCTGCCAGGGTGAAGCGCAGTCTGAGTGCAAGTTTTTCTCAAGGG GAGTCCAATCAGCTTGAAAGTGAAAGCAAGAACATCAAACCACAATCTGCCAGCAAAGCACAAGTACCTCCCAGAAGTGCCAAGATGGGGAAGACCCAGGTAGTGAAGCCCACTCAGACAAAAAAACCAGAAAGGAAGGTGGCAGCTGGACATAAAGGGGACAAGAAGTCTGGTTCAGCTTGGAGATGA
- the LOC118427455 gene encoding uncharacterized protein LOC118427455 isoform X2, translating to MAALSVGDDDDDMMSGFGPLSSVPSSPAAPHHFSSPAQQQQQQHGRKQQQHAADSGLSPITTGTSVSPTLTLTAVSTATSQSTRYPHVDSFLSSLETPTTFIREMEGVRNSLQNMLKLGQAMADRDSFERVEGLGLLTADRHNRKEADESFDSNTTAQLLTAKPVLVSQDVSPVSVDSGLHTARGQWSSRVDGELASERRNSRSESLYVENQILRDSVERERFRRKHCEQQIQELQSKILELQQQLAVAVSTDKKKDVMIEQLDKTLAKVVDGWKKQDTEKTELIRKLKEEKYAIEKGHSRQQEVLMNFEKDLAQAVEQLAIEQQRASMAEQEKVAQFQKQQEEKAKTLDLLQGEREKAIRVESERDQLLQQAEALQREVDNFNQTLETERSTFRAQEEELQKQLELLTEKHQEVVDQEKAAVHAESQKAQEHQKALSSAHNEIGQLKMELSAANRDKENLKMELSLQEARFEASQSKLESEYQAEQERKMSQQLAEAHEQLTQTEERLREQHRRQIQEVADRHRQDLDTHMKQFHQELEQKDTKLRETCQEYDDRILEAREKISSLTHENEKLESQKNAMKTRLQSLIQSHVKEAMLLLSDVTSDALSSSAEPAVSSSFRLGAQSGGNNTTTTRPGLGVGLGPSMFSVSGRSGNLAQEENQKFSFSTLFKSVDAERLVVQRQEKTETFATQTTDSVPQGERQAKTEVHRDITGPWEWQAKAEVHTTAPGDRQPPTAEAHRHTTIPGEKQPSDMTIYTQTQTAPDTHVTWSPESVIVGETVGYTEQDIDDGASVLSTEPTRRMVDSQYEPLLEKFSHHETKQSELQHYVELLLQQSPAGYVDVFPSQDRPVQEHRHHTEVQTGPPSLAFLPPETVDSPPTSARTTQVDVQAVVPSSLQFTNRYIPQQPAPGPAAGLLTSVPDKDSLDPQPPQQAPSLNTRPALSAEWLTQLRTQQPDSQPTQRDTQAEIGTHLNTSSQNIPSRNIPVPVMKSRLPPTQVGAGVSHSYPPMMASSPRVLPVSNSHRGTPSKDRHVGPGVVTRVLPTERAAGQQAPVIQRTKVSVGVSQQAGGQNQHGSSEAVPQQQPVWPTDPAVVQELLNIYANRAGQGYLASNMSGHHASFAAPSQTSDLSSSRGPARVKRSLSASFSQGESNQLESESKNIKPQSASKAQVPPRSAKMGKTQVVKPTQTKKPERKVAAGHKGDKKSGSAWR from the exons ATGGCAGCGTTGTCAgtgggtgatgatgatgatgacatgatgaGTGGATTCGGGCCCCTCAGTAGTGTTCCCAGCTCTCCTGCTGCTCCGCATCACTTCAGCAGCcctgcacaacaacaacaacaacaacatgggagaaaacaacagcaacatgcAG CTGACAGCGGCCTGAGCCCAATCACTACAGGCACCAGTGTGAGTCCCACTCTCACTCTTACAGCAGTGTCCACAGCGACCAGTCAGTCGACGCGATACCCACATGTCGACTCCTTCCTGTCTTCACTGGAAACCCCCACCACCTTCATCAGGGAGATGGAAGGGGTGAGGAACAGTCTGCAGAACATGCTCAAGTTGGGCCAGGCTATGGCAG ACAGAGACAGTTTTGAGCGAGTGGAAGGTCTCGGCCTGCTGACAGCTGACCGACATAACAGGAAGGAGGCAGACGAGTCTTTCGACAGCAACACAACCGCACAACTCTTAAC TGCTAAACCAGTCCTGGTATCACAGGATGTGTCCCCTGTGTCTGTGGACAGTGGTTTGCATACCGCACGGGGCCAGTGGTCAAGCAGAGTGGATGGGGAACTGGCGTCCGAGCGGCGCAACAGCCGCTCTGAGTCTTTGTACGTAGAGAACCAGATTCTACGGGACAGTGTGGAAAGGGAACGTTTCAGACGCAAG cATTGTGAGCAGCAAATCCAGGAACTCCAGAGTAAG ATTCTGGAACTGCAACAACAATTAGCAGTAGCTGTCTCCACAGACAAGAAGAAGGATGTCATGATTGAACAACTTGATAAG ACCCTTGCTAAAGTTGTGGACGGCTGGAAGAAACAGGACACTGAGAAAACTGAGCTGATCAGAAAGCTGAAAGAGGAGAAGTATGCCATAGAGAAGGGTCATTCCAGACAACAGGAG GTGTTGATGAACTTTGAGAAGGATCTTGCCCAAGCCGTGGAACAGCTAGCCATAGAGCAGCAGAGAGCCAGCATGGCTGAACAGGAGAAAGTGGCTCAG TTTCAAAAGCAGCAGGAGGAGAAAGCCAAGACACTGGATCTTCTACAAGGAGAGCGGGAGAAAGCCATACGGGTGGAGTCTGAGAGGGACCAGCTATTACAGCAGGCAGAGGCTCTACAGAGGGAAGTGGACAACTTCAACCAGACGCTGGAAACA GAAAGGAGTACCTTTAGAGCTCAAGAGGAAGAACTGCAGAAACAACTAGAGCTGCTGACAGAAAAACACCAAGAAGTAGTCGATCAGGAAAAG GCTGCAGTCCATGCTGAGTCCCAGAAGGCCCAGGAGCACCAGAAGGCTCTGTCCTCAGCACACAACGAAATCGGTCAGCTGAAGATGGAACTGAGTGCAGCCAACAGAGACAAG GAGAACCTGAAGATGGAGCTGAGTCTCCAGGAGGCCAGGTTTGAGGCCAGTCAGAGTAAGCTGGAGTCAGAGTACCAGGCTGAACAGGAGAGAAAG ATGAGCCAGCAGCTAGCGGAGGCACATGAACAGCTGACCCAGACGGAGGAGAGGCTGAGAGAGCAGCACAGACGACAGATCCAGGAGGTGGCAGACAGGCACAGACAGGACCTGGACACACACAtgaaacagtttcatcaggaGCTGGAGCAGAAGGACACCAAGCTGAGGGAAACATGCCAGGAATATGATGACAG GATTTTAGAAGCCAGAGAGAAGATATCTTCTTTGACTCATGAAAATGAGAAACTGGAAAGCCAGAAAAACGCCATGAAGACAAGACTGCAGTCTCTTATCCAGTCCCACGTAAAGGAGGCCATGTTACTGTTGTCTGATGTCACATCAGATGCTCTGTCCAGCTCTGCAGAG CCGGCTGTCAGCAGCTCATTTCGTCTTGGTGCACAGAGTGGTGGGAATAATACAACAACAACCAGACCAGGGCTGGGTGTCGGCCTAGGACCCTCCATGTTCTCAGTCAGTGGTCGTTCTGGGAACCTTGCACAAGAGGAAAATCAGAAGTTCAGCTTTTCAACCCTCTTCAAATCCGTTG ATGCTGAAAGATTAGTTGTTCAGAGGCAGGAGAAAACAGAGACATTTGCCACACAGACTACTGACAGTGTACCACAAGGGGAGAGACAAGCCAAAACAGAAGTACACAGAGATATCACAGGACCATGGGAGTGGCAGGCCAAAGCAGAGGTGCACACCACTGCCCCAGGGGACAGGCAGCCCCCCACAGCAgaggcacacagacacaccactATCCCAGGGGAGAAACAGCCTAGTGACATGACTATATACACCCAGACACAGACAGCGCCTGACACACATGTCACTTGGAGCCCAGAGTCAGTGATTGTGGGTGAGACTGTCGGGTACACCGAGCAGGACATTGATGACGGGGCCAGTGTTCTGTCAACAGAACCAACAAG ACGGATGGTAGACAGTCAGTATGAACCACTCCTGGAGAAGTTCAGTCACCACGAGACCAAGCAGTCGGAACTGCAGCACTATGTAGAGCTG CTGCTGCAACAATCCCCAGCAGGATATGTTGATGTGTTTCCCAGTCAAGACAGACCAGTACAGGAACACAGACATCACACAG AAGTGCAGACAGGACCTCCCAGTTTGGCCTTCCTGCCACCAGAGACTGTAGATTCCCCTCCTACGTCCGCCAGGACTACTCAG GTTGATGTCCAGGCAGTTGTTCCCAGTTCCCTTCAGTTCACCAACCGGTACATTCCTCAGCAGCCTGCACCAGGCCCTGCAGCCGGTCTACTCACCAGTGTACCAGACAAAGATAGCCTGGACCCCCAGCCACCACAGCAGGCACCCTCACTCAACACTCGCCCAGCTCTCAGTGCTGAATGGCTGACACAGCTCAGGACACAACAGCCTGACAGCCAGCCTACACAGAGAGATACACAAGCAGAGATTGGAACACATTTAAACACCAGCAGTCAGAATATTCCTTCTAGAAACATCCCTGTCCCTGTTATGAAAAGCAGGCTCCCACCAACACAGGTTGGTGCCGGGGTCTCTCACAGCTACCCTCCTATGATGGCCAGCAGTCCACGAGTCCTGCCAGTGTCCAACAGCCACAGAGGAACACCCAGTAAGGATAGACACGTAGGTCCAGGTGTGGTGACAAGGGTTCTCCCTACAGAGAGAGCGGCAGGACAACAAGCTCCTGTCATTCAGAGAACCAAGGTTTCTGTGGGGGTGTCACAGCAGGCAGGGGGACAGAACCAACATGGTTCATCAG AAGCTGTTCCCCAACAACAGCCGGTGTGGCCCACTGACCCTGCAGTGGTACAGGAGCTGCTGAACATATATGCCAACAGGGCTGGTCAGGGATATCTGGCCTCTAACATGAGTGGACATCATGCTAG TTTTGCTGCTCCGTCACAAACCTCTGACCTGTCCTCATCCAGAGGCCCTGCCAGGGTGAAGCGCAGTCTGAGTGCAAGTTTTTCTCAAGGG GAGTCCAATCAGCTTGAAAGTGAAAGCAAGAACATCAAACCACAATCTGCCAGCAAAGCACAAGTACCTCCCAGAAGTGCCAAGATGGGGAAGACCCAGGTAGTGAAGCCCACTCAGACAAAAAAACCAGAAAGGAAGGTGGCAGCTGGACATAAAGGGGACAAGAAGTCTGGTTCAGCTTGGAGATGA